In one Paraburkholderia azotifigens genomic region, the following are encoded:
- the cobM gene encoding precorrin-4 C(11)-methyltransferase, producing the protein MTVFFIGAGPGDPELITVKGQRLVRTCPVILYAGSLVPQAVLSGNVAEQVVNTAELDLDAIVGLLAEAHGKGQDVARVHSGDPSLYGAIGEQIRRLKMLGIPYEIVPGVTATAACAAALGVELTLPDVSQTLILTRYARKTSMPEGELLGDLARHRATMAIHLGVRHIARIVEELTPHYGGDCPVAVIYRASWPDEERVTGTLADIVEKVRATDIERTALILVGRVLDAEHFADSTLYAKEGE; encoded by the coding sequence ATGACGGTGTTTTTTATCGGCGCGGGACCGGGCGATCCTGAACTGATCACGGTGAAGGGACAGCGACTGGTGCGCACGTGTCCTGTGATTCTGTATGCAGGCTCGCTGGTACCGCAGGCCGTCCTGAGCGGCAACGTCGCCGAGCAGGTGGTGAACACGGCGGAACTCGATCTGGACGCGATCGTCGGGCTGCTGGCTGAAGCACACGGAAAAGGACAAGACGTGGCCCGCGTGCATTCGGGCGATCCGTCGTTGTATGGCGCGATAGGCGAACAGATTCGCCGCCTGAAAATGCTGGGCATTCCGTACGAAATCGTACCGGGCGTGACCGCGACGGCCGCATGCGCGGCGGCGCTGGGAGTGGAACTGACACTGCCCGACGTATCGCAGACGCTGATTCTGACGCGCTATGCGCGCAAGACGTCGATGCCGGAGGGAGAGCTGCTTGGCGATCTTGCGCGGCATCGGGCGACGATGGCGATTCATCTGGGCGTGCGCCACATCGCGCGCATTGTCGAGGAATTGACGCCGCACTATGGCGGCGACTGTCCGGTCGCGGTGATTTACCGCGCGAGCTGGCCCGATGAGGAGAGGGTGACGGGCACGCTCGCGGATATCGTCGAGAAAGTGCGGGCGACGGACATCGAGAGAACGGCGCTGATCCTGGTTGGACGAGTACTCGACGCCGAGCACTTTGCGGATTCGACGTTGTATGCGAAGGAAGGGGAGTAA
- a CDS encoding cobalt-precorrin-6A reductase → MKRVLLLGGTGDALQIARQLGQPHVYSLAGLGRVPEGLACDVRVGGFGGSEGLARYIESEGITLVIDATHPYAAQMSANAATACRATNIPCWALRRAGWTPQAGDDWRMVDGWEALVDAIRPFRRVLFTSGREPLAHLDEIPAHQYWIVRCLDAQPGNERARIIDARGPFEIDGERALFALSGIDVLVTKNSGGSATEAKLDVARELRMPVVMMRRPALPAVDREFDSPAQLLRALNEEMGVV, encoded by the coding sequence ATGAAGCGTGTGCTTTTGCTCGGCGGCACGGGCGACGCGTTGCAGATTGCGCGGCAACTGGGACAGCCGCATGTGTACAGCCTCGCGGGCCTGGGGCGCGTGCCGGAAGGGCTGGCTTGCGATGTGCGCGTCGGCGGATTCGGCGGGAGCGAGGGGCTTGCGCGCTACATCGAAAGCGAGGGCATCACGCTTGTGATCGACGCGACGCATCCGTATGCCGCGCAAATGAGCGCGAACGCGGCCACGGCGTGCCGCGCGACCAACATTCCGTGCTGGGCATTGCGCCGTGCGGGCTGGACGCCGCAAGCGGGCGACGACTGGCGCATGGTCGACGGCTGGGAGGCGCTGGTCGATGCGATCCGTCCGTTCAGGCGCGTGCTCTTCACATCGGGCCGCGAGCCGCTTGCACATCTCGACGAGATTCCTGCGCATCAGTACTGGATCGTCCGATGTCTCGACGCGCAACCGGGCAACGAGCGGGCGCGCATCATCGACGCGCGCGGCCCGTTCGAGATCGACGGCGAGCGGGCGCTGTTCGCGCTGAGCGGCATCGACGTGCTGGTGACGAAGAACAGCGGCGGATCGGCAACGGAGGCGAAACTCGATGTCGCGCGTGAATTGAGGATGCCCGTCGTGATGATGCGGCGACCGGCGTTGCCTGCCGTCGACCGCGAATTCGACAGTCCGGCGCAGTTGCTGCGTGCATTGAACGAAGAAATGGGAGTGGTGTGA
- a CDS encoding cobalt-precorrin-5B (C(1))-methyltransferase — MRDETSEQPAPLRSGYTTGSCATATSLAAARLLLSGIASDIAEIVLPKGQHVPMQLVFCRLLNDGKDGAEAGTVKDAGDDPDVTHGAVVFARVRLADPPGVRFHAGPGVGTVTRAGLTLPVGEPAINPVPRQMMTAHLTDLAAEYGYAGGFEVTIGVENGEALAQKTMNPRLGIVGGLSILGTTGIVRPFSCSAYIASIHQGIDVARANGYRHIAACTGNASEDAMRAYYQLPDIALIEMGDFAGAVLKHLKRAPVDRLSMCGGFGKLSKLAAGHLDLHSRNSSIDLPLLAQWCAGHPACDAALQTAIVGANTSQEALAMALKRGVPLGDIVCARARDVARAIVPASVDVEMFAIDRQGNIVGEAR, encoded by the coding sequence ATGCGCGACGAAACGTCCGAACAACCCGCGCCGCTGCGCAGCGGCTACACGACGGGAAGCTGCGCGACGGCGACGTCGCTGGCGGCGGCGCGGCTGCTGCTGTCGGGCATCGCCAGCGACATCGCTGAAATCGTGTTGCCGAAAGGCCAGCATGTGCCGATGCAACTCGTCTTCTGCCGCCTGCTGAACGACGGCAAGGACGGCGCGGAAGCGGGCACCGTCAAGGATGCCGGCGACGATCCCGACGTCACGCATGGCGCGGTCGTGTTCGCGCGCGTGCGGCTCGCCGACCCACCCGGCGTGCGTTTTCATGCAGGACCGGGCGTCGGCACGGTGACGCGCGCGGGCCTGACGCTGCCCGTCGGCGAGCCCGCCATTAACCCGGTACCGCGTCAGATGATGACCGCGCATCTCACCGATCTTGCCGCCGAATACGGCTACGCGGGCGGCTTCGAAGTCACGATCGGCGTGGAAAACGGCGAGGCGCTTGCGCAGAAGACGATGAACCCGCGCCTCGGCATTGTCGGCGGATTGTCGATACTCGGCACGACGGGCATCGTGCGGCCGTTTTCGTGCTCGGCGTACATAGCGTCTATCCACCAGGGCATCGACGTCGCGCGCGCGAACGGCTATCGGCATATCGCGGCATGCACGGGCAATGCGAGCGAAGACGCGATGCGCGCGTACTACCAGTTGCCGGATATCGCGCTGATCGAAATGGGCGACTTCGCGGGTGCCGTGCTCAAGCATCTGAAGCGCGCGCCCGTCGACAGGCTCAGCATGTGCGGCGGCTTCGGCAAGCTGAGCAAGCTGGCAGCCGGGCATCTCGATCTGCATAGCCGCAACTCGAGCATCGACTTGCCGCTGCTCGCGCAATGGTGCGCCGGCCATCCCGCTTGCGATGCCGCGTTGCAGACCGCGATCGTCGGCGCGAACACGAGCCAGGAGGCGCTCGCGATGGCGTTAAAGCGTGGCGTGCCGCTCGGCGATATCGTCTGCGCGCGGGCGCGCGACGTGGCGCGCGCGATCGTGCCCGCATCGGTCGACGTAGAGATGTTTGCAATCGACCGGCAGGGCAATATCGTCGGAGAAGCGCGATGA